TCGTGCTGACCGTCACCCAGATGCTCCGCAAGAAGGGCGTCGTCGGCAAGTTCGTCGAGTTCTACGGCCCCGGCCTCAACAACATGACGCTGGCCGATCGCGCCACCATCGCCAACATGGCCCCCGAATACGGCGCCACCTGCGGCTTCTTCCCCGTCGATGACGAGACGCTGAACTACCTCACCACCTCGGGCCGCAAGTCCGCCCGCATCGCGCTGGTGGAGAAGTATTCGAAGGCGCAGGGCCTCTTCCGCACCAAGGGCTCGCGCGATCCGGTCTTCACCGACACGCTGTCGCTCGACCTCGGCGAGGTCGTGCCCTCGATGGCTGGTCCCAAGCGTCCCGAGGGCCGCGTCGCCCTCGAGGCGGTGGGCGCGGGCTTCGCCGACGCCATGGAGAAGGACTACAAGAAGGCGGGCGAGATGGGCCGCCGCGTCAAGGTCGAGGGCAAGGACTTCACCCTCGGCCATGGTGACGTAGTCATCGCCGCCATCACCTCCTGCACCAACACGTCGAACCCGGCCGTGCTGTTCGCGGCGGGTCTTCTGGCCCGCAACGCCATCGCCAAGGGCCTGAAGACCAAGCCCTGGGTGAAGACCTCGCTCGCCCCCGGCAGCCAGGTCGTCGCCGAATATCTGTCGAACTCGGGCCTGCAGAAGGACCTCGACAAGCTCGGCTTCAACCTGGTCGGCTTCGGCTGCACCACCTGCATCGGCAATTCCGGCCCGCTGCCGGCCGAGATCTCCAAGGCCATCAATGACAGCGGCCTGATCGCCTCGGCCGTGCTCTCCGGCAACCGCAACTTCGAGGGCCGCGTCTCCCCCGACGTGCAGGCGAACTATCTCGCCTCCCCGCCCCTCGTCGTCGCCTATGCGCTTGCCGGCTCGGTGACCATGGACCTCACCAAGGAGCCGATCGGCACCGACAAGAAGGGCAACCCGGTCTATCTGCGCGACATCTGGCCGTCCTCGCAGGAGATCAACGCCTTCATCGCCAAGAACGTCACCAAGAAGCTCTTCAAGGAGCGCTATGCCGACGTGTTCAAGGGCGACGCCAACTGGGCCAAGGTGAAGGCCCCCAGCGGCCAGACCTATGCCTGGGACGACAAGTCGACCTATGTGCAGAACCCGCCCTATTTCGTCGGCATGGGCATGAAGCCCGGCGCCATCAGCAACATCGAGGGTGCCCGCATCCTCGGCCTCTTCGGCGACAAGATCACCACCGACCACATCTCGCCGGCCGGCTCGATCAAGGCGGCGAGCCCGGCGGGCAAGTACCTCATCGACAACAAGGTGGATGTCGCCGACTTCAACCAGTACGGCACCCGTCGCGGCAATCACGAGGTGATGATGCGTGGCACCTTCGCCAACATCCGCATCCGCAACCACATGATGGGCCCGAACGGCAAGGAAGGCGGCTACACGATCCACTATCCCTCGAAGGAGGAGATGTCGATCTACGACGCCGCCATGAAGTACCGCGCCGAGAAGGTGCCGCTGGTGGTCTTTGCCGGCGTCGAGTACGGCAACGGCTCGTCGCGTGACTGGGCCGCCAAGGGCACCAACCTCCTCGGCGTGCGCGCCGTCATTGCCCAGTCCTTCGAGCGCATCCACCGCTCGAACCTGGTCGGCATGGGCATCGTCCCCTTCACCCTCGAGGAGGGCACCACCTGGGCCACCCTCGGCCTCAAGGGCGACGAGAAGGTCAGCATCAAGGGTCTCGAGAAGGTCAAGCCGCGCCAGAAGATGGAGGCTGAGGTCACCTTCGCCGACGGCAAGGTGAAGAAGGTGCCGATCCTCTGCCGCATCGATACGCTGGACGAGATCGAGTACTTCAAGAACGGCGGCATCCTGCAATACGTGCTGCGCGACCTCGCCGCCTGATACGGATCAAGCGCCTGCGACGGCGGCTTGGCTTTTGCCGGGCCGCCGTTATCTTTTGGGAAGGGGCGGTGCTCACGGGCGTTTGCGGGACATTCACCCAACCGTGAGTAGCCTTGACGGTGCCGGCAGGCCTAAAGACGGGCCGCGGGGCCGGCAAGGTCGCGAAATCGGGGCGGATTCCGATGAGTGTTGTGAAATGGAGCGTGGGGCTCGTGCTGGCCATGGTCGCCTTTGTCGGCGGACCGGCTTCGGCGCAGCAGCGTCCCTCGGCAGTGCTCGAACTCTTCACCAGCCAGGGCTGCTCGTCCTGCCCGCCGGCTGATCGTTACATCGCCGAGATGGCTGATCGTCCCGACGTCATCGCCCTCACTCTCGCCGTCGATTACTGGGACTATCTTGGCTGGCGTGACACGCTGGCCAATCCCATCCACGCCAAGCGCCAGAAGGCTTATGCCTATATGCGCGGCGACCGGCAGATCTACACGCCGCAGATGATCATCAACGGGGTCGGTCACGCCATCGGCTCGGATCGTGCCGCCATCCAGCGCGTCACCGAGCAGAGCCGCGGCCAGCCCGGTGCGCTGTCCGTGCCGGTGAGCCTGCGGGTGTCCGGGGACACCATCACGCTGGTCCTTCCCGCAAGCATCAACGGGGTCAGCCCGGAGAATCCGGCGACCATCTTCCTGTTCGGCGTCTCGTCGCGCCAGCCGGTGGACATCACCCGCGGCGAGAATCGCGGCCAGACCATGATCTACCGCAATGTCGTCCGGTCCCACGCCAATCTCGGCGAATGGGGCGGCGGTCCACGCACGGTGACGATTTCCCGCCGCGAACTCGTCCCGCCGGATTGCGAGAAGCTGGCGATCCTGGTCCAGACGGGCTCGCAGCGCCGTCCCGGCGTCATCCTCGGCGCGTCGATGATCGACCTGCCGGGTCTCGCCGTTCACTGACCTCGGGCGGGGGCACCATGCCCCGCGCCCCATTGCGACGACATCAGGCCGGCTGAAGCCAGACCATGTCGGGGGCGACGATGCCGGGCACGTCCTCCTCGTCGATGCGGCGCACGGTCTCCACCGCCACATGCTTCTCCGCTTCCAGCGGCGACACGCCGAAGCGTACAAGCTCGCGGCCAAGGCTCTGGCGCGCCTTCAGCGCGGCCGTTTCAGCCATGTCGGCCTCGATGAAACGCGTGGCCGCGAAACGCGGTCCGGCGTTGTCGGTCTCCCCGCGGGCGTCACAACGATACCAGGGCATGATCCCGTCCCATTTCCTGTCCAAACCGTCATCAACCATGCCGAGGTTGAGAGAAGGTTGAGATGTTTGCTTAACCATTGGCGCGCATCCATGCGCGTCTTGGCATGGGTGGCGATGACAGAGGAAATGGTTCGATGGCTGAACGGTATCTGAATGGCGAGACGATGCTCGTCGGGCGCAGGGCGATCCTGGTCGGCGGCGGCGCCGCCCTCCTCGCCGCCTGCTCAGCCCCGCCGGTACAGGCTCCGAGCCAGCCAAGCTTCTATCGCAATCTCGCCCAGTCAGGCGCGCGCGTGGACGCCGCTATGGCCGCCGAGATGATCTCCGGATTCCGCCGCAACAACGGCCGTGGGCCGCTCACCGTCGATCCCGTTCTGATGGCTGTGGCCGAGGCCCAGGCCGCCGCCATGACCCAGGCCGACCAGGTCGGCGTGCGCACCGGCACGGTCGGCGCCCGTCTGACCACCGCCGGCTATCGTCACCGTGCGGCGGTGGAGAACACCTCGGCCGGCTATCTCACCCTCGCCGAGGCCTTCTCCGGCTGGCGCGATTCCCCGCCCCACCGCGCCAACATGCTCAATCCCGGCGTGACCCGCCTCGGCATCGCCACCGGCTACCGGCCGGGCTCGCGCTACCGGGTGTTCTGGGCGCTGGTGCTCGCGGAGCCGGTCGCGGCCGCCTGATCGCGCTCACACCGCGCACATGCCGCCATCGACGCTGTAGATGCCGCCGTGGCAATAGGCGGCGGCATCGGAGGATAGGAAGGCCACGAGCTCGGCCACCTCTTCCACCCGGCCATAGCGCTGCTGCGGCACCATGGCGGCGACTGCCGCATGGGCGGCGGCGCGGTCGGTGCTCTGTCCCGCATTGATCGAATCCATCATCCGGCTCTCGATCGGGCCCGGATTGACCGAGACCACGCGCACGCCGCGCGGGCCGGCCTCCGCCGCGACCGAGCGGGTGATGCCGATGACCGCATGCTTCGACGCCGTATAGGCTGACAGGCCCGGCGTACCCTTCAGTCCAGCGATGCTCGACATGTTGACGACGACGCCGGAGCCTTGGCCGTACATGACCGGCAGCACGTGCTTCAGGCCAAGGAAGACGCCGATCACGTTGATGTCGATCACCTGCCGGAAGGCGTCCACCGGATAGGCCTCGACCGGAGCGACCACACCCTCCACCCCGGCATTGTTGACGAAGATGTCGATGCGGCCAAAGGCGGCGACCGCCGCGGCGGCATAGGCGCCCACCTCCGCATCCTGCCGGACGTCCGCCGTCACCGCATGGAAGCGGCTCGCTGCCGGCAGGGCGGCGGCTAGTCCCGCCATGTCGGAGCCGGCCCGGTCCACCGCGACGATGGCCGCACCGCGCTCGGCCATCAGGATGGCGGTGGCGCGGCCGATGGCCCCCGCCGCCCCCGTGATCAGCGCGACTTTGCCTTGAAGGGATGTGCGTTCGGTCATGGCAACCTCCAGCCTGCGGGCCTGATGATGCCCACGAGGCTAGGGGATCCGGATCTCGCCCGCCTTGCGCGAGAGCAAGGGCGGGGTCACACGCCTGTCACGCCGCCTTCTTGCCGTGATGGCTATGGAGCTTGGCGCCCAGCACCCTGCGGATGTCGTTGAACTCCGGGCTCGCAACATCGCGCGGCCGCGGCAGGATCAGCGGATTGTCGCTCTCGATCCGTCCCGGTCCCGGTGTCATCACCACCACGCGGTCGGCGAGGAAGATCGCCTCCTCGATGGAATGGGTGACGAACACGACGGTCAGCCCGGTCCGCTGCCAGATGTCGAGGAGCTCGTCCTGCAGGCGCTCGCGGGTCATGGCGTCGAGCGCGCCGAAGGGCTCGTCCATCAGCACGATCTCGGCATCGTTGGCCAGCACCCGGGCGATGGCGACGCGCTGTTTCATGCCGCCGGAAAGCTGGTGCGGATAGGCATTGGCGAACTTCGTGAGGCCGACGAGCTCGATGAACTTGTCGACCGTCTCCTTCACCACTGGCTTGGCCAGACCGCGCGACGCCGGACCGAAGCCGATATTGTCGCGGACCGACAGCCAGGGGAACAGCGCATAATCCTGGAAGACCATGCCGCGGGTCGGGTCAGGCCCCTTGATCGGCATGCCCCACATCAGCGCCTCGCCGCTGGTCGGCTGCTCGAAGCCGGCGATGATGCGCAGCAGCGTGGACTTGCCGCAGCCCGATGCGCCGATCAGGCAGACGAACTCGCCCTTGCGGATGGTGATGTTGGCGTCGTGAAGGGCGTTGATCGTCTGGTCCTGCAGCTTGAAGACCTTGGAAACCTGCTTGATCTCGATGATCGGCGTCTTGGACTCAGCCATGGTGGGTCGGGCTCCACTTGAGCATCCGGTTGCCGATCATCACGACGACCCGGTCGGAAATGTAGCCGGCGATGCCGATGATGATCATGCCGCAGATGACGAGTTCGGTGCGGGACAGGGTGCGGCCATCCATGATGACGGCGCCGAGCCCCTGCGGCACGCCGGTCATCTCACCGACGACGATGACGAACCAGGCGAGGCCGAGGCCAAGGCGCAGGCCGGTGAAGATGGACGGCAGGGCCGCCGGCAGCACCACCTTGTAGAACTGGGCATTGCCCTGGCAGCCGAGCATGGAGGCCGCTTCGAACAGCTTGGGGTCGACCGAACGCACGCCGAAGATCGTGTTGAGTAGGATCGGATAGAAGGCGCCAAGGCAGACGAGGGCGAAGGCCGAGCGGGGCCCAAGGCCGAAGAGGATCATCGACAGCGGCAGCCAGGCGGTGACGGGAATGGGGCGCATCACCTGCAGGAAGGGGTCGAGCACCATCCGCGCCGTCGGGATGCGACCGATCATCAGACCGAGCGGCAGGGCGAAGAGGGCGGCCAGCGCGAAGCCGCCATAGACGCGGCTCATCGAGGCGAGGAGATGCGTCACCAGCGTCGCCGAGAAGGCGTCGTCATAGATGCCGCCGACGGCGAAATCGATCATGTACTCGCCGACCTCGTAGGGGGTCGGGATCAGCCGCGTCCAGCGGCGCGTCGTGGCGATATGCCAGAACAGCAGCAACAGCCCCGGTACGATCAGCGCGAGCACAGTCGGCTTCACGCGCGCCCAGGACGATTTGCCCGCCGGCTTCTCCACCGGTACCGCCGCCGGCGGCGGCGCGGTCTCGACCATCGCCATGTCTTGGGTCCTCCAG
The Phreatobacter oligotrophus DNA segment above includes these coding regions:
- the acnA gene encoding aconitate hydratase AcnA, producing MSLDSFKARKTLKVGTKSYVYFSLKEAEKNGLAGISALPFSMKVLLENLLRAEDGRSVTKADIEAVAAWIKDKGKAGKEIAFRPARVLMQDFTGVPAVVDLAAMRDAMKALGGDPQKINPLVPVDLVIDHSVIVDEFGSPKAFKKNVDLEYARNGERYRFLKWGQQAFKNFSVVPPGTGICHQVNLEYLAQTVWTKKEKVKKTVRGKTVTETVEIAYPDTLVGTDSHTTMVNGLAVLGWGVGGIEAEAAMLGQPQSMLLPEVIGFKLTGKLKEGVTATDLVLTVTQMLRKKGVVGKFVEFYGPGLNNMTLADRATIANMAPEYGATCGFFPVDDETLNYLTTSGRKSARIALVEKYSKAQGLFRTKGSRDPVFTDTLSLDLGEVVPSMAGPKRPEGRVALEAVGAGFADAMEKDYKKAGEMGRRVKVEGKDFTLGHGDVVIAAITSCTNTSNPAVLFAAGLLARNAIAKGLKTKPWVKTSLAPGSQVVAEYLSNSGLQKDLDKLGFNLVGFGCTTCIGNSGPLPAEISKAINDSGLIASAVLSGNRNFEGRVSPDVQANYLASPPLVVAYALAGSVTMDLTKEPIGTDKKGNPVYLRDIWPSSQEINAFIAKNVTKKLFKERYADVFKGDANWAKVKAPSGQTYAWDDKSTYVQNPPYFVGMGMKPGAISNIEGARILGLFGDKITTDHISPAGSIKAASPAGKYLIDNKVDVADFNQYGTRRGNHEVMMRGTFANIRIRNHMMGPNGKEGGYTIHYPSKEEMSIYDAAMKYRAEKVPLVVFAGVEYGNGSSRDWAAKGTNLLGVRAVIAQSFERIHRSNLVGMGIVPFTLEEGTTWATLGLKGDEKVSIKGLEKVKPRQKMEAEVTFADGKVKKVPILCRIDTLDEIEYFKNGGILQYVLRDLAA
- a CDS encoding DUF1223 domain-containing protein; translated protein: MSVVKWSVGLVLAMVAFVGGPASAQQRPSAVLELFTSQGCSSCPPADRYIAEMADRPDVIALTLAVDYWDYLGWRDTLANPIHAKRQKAYAYMRGDRQIYTPQMIINGVGHAIGSDRAAIQRVTEQSRGQPGALSVPVSLRVSGDTITLVLPASINGVSPENPATIFLFGVSSRQPVDITRGENRGQTMIYRNVVRSHANLGEWGGGPRTVTISRRELVPPDCEKLAILVQTGSQRRPGVILGASMIDLPGLAVH
- a CDS encoding CAP domain-containing protein, translated to MAERYLNGETMLVGRRAILVGGGAALLAACSAPPVQAPSQPSFYRNLAQSGARVDAAMAAEMISGFRRNNGRGPLTVDPVLMAVAEAQAAAMTQADQVGVRTGTVGARLTTAGYRHRAAVENTSAGYLTLAEAFSGWRDSPPHRANMLNPGVTRLGIATGYRPGSRYRVFWALVLAEPVAAA
- a CDS encoding SDR family NAD(P)-dependent oxidoreductase, translated to MTERTSLQGKVALITGAAGAIGRATAILMAERGAAIVAVDRAGSDMAGLAAALPAASRFHAVTADVRQDAEVGAYAAAAVAAFGRIDIFVNNAGVEGVVAPVEAYPVDAFRQVIDINVIGVFLGLKHVLPVMYGQGSGVVVNMSSIAGLKGTPGLSAYTASKHAVIGITRSVAAEAGPRGVRVVSVNPGPIESRMMDSINAGQSTDRAAAHAAVAAMVPQQRYGRVEEVAELVAFLSSDAAAYCHGGIYSVDGGMCAV
- a CDS encoding ABC transporter ATP-binding protein, with amino-acid sequence MAESKTPIIEIKQVSKVFKLQDQTINALHDANITIRKGEFVCLIGASGCGKSTLLRIIAGFEQPTSGEALMWGMPIKGPDPTRGMVFQDYALFPWLSVRDNIGFGPASRGLAKPVVKETVDKFIELVGLTKFANAYPHQLSGGMKQRVAIARVLANDAEIVLMDEPFGALDAMTRERLQDELLDIWQRTGLTVVFVTHSIEEAIFLADRVVVMTPGPGRIESDNPLILPRPRDVASPEFNDIRRVLGAKLHSHHGKKAA
- a CDS encoding ABC transporter permease, yielding MAMVETAPPPAAVPVEKPAGKSSWARVKPTVLALIVPGLLLLFWHIATTRRWTRLIPTPYEVGEYMIDFAVGGIYDDAFSATLVTHLLASMSRVYGGFALAALFALPLGLMIGRIPTARMVLDPFLQVMRPIPVTAWLPLSMILFGLGPRSAFALVCLGAFYPILLNTIFGVRSVDPKLFEAASMLGCQGNAQFYKVVLPAALPSIFTGLRLGLGLAWFVIVVGEMTGVPQGLGAVIMDGRTLSRTELVICGMIIIGIAGYISDRVVVMIGNRMLKWSPTHHG